A window of the Arachis duranensis cultivar V14167 chromosome 5, aradu.V14167.gnm2.J7QH, whole genome shotgun sequence genome harbors these coding sequences:
- the LOC107491277 gene encoding probable transmembrane ascorbate ferrireductase 4 isoform X3, which translates to MASLLCPALVLFAARLSGFAVGLLVLFWVLTFKSTFLPSSFSQQDFIYAVLHPLLMVIGFILLSGEVFAAILVHRWLPGSMGLKKSVHLGLQSVALASGIFGIWTKFQGKDGIVANFYSLHSWMGLICISLFGIQGVESSLYQNFNLGSRYNFSEKDGC; encoded by the exons ATGGCTTCACTACTCTGTCCCGCACTTGTCTTGTTTGCTGCAAGACTTTCAGGATTTGCAGTTGGACTCCTTGTTCTTTTCTGGGTCCTGACCTTCAAATCCAcctttctcccttcttctttttcccaACAAGACTTCATCTATGCT GTTCTTCATCCTTTGCTGATGGTCATTGGGTTTATTCTCTTAAGTGGAGAAG TTTTTGCAGCAATTTTGGTGCACAGGTGGTTGCCTGGTTCTATGGGATTAAAAAAATCAGTGCATTTAGGGCTTCAAAGTGTGGCACTAGCTTCTGGAATATTTGGAATTTGGACTAAATTTCAGGGGAAGGATGGGATTGTAGCCAATTTCTATAGTCTTCATTCATGGATGGGTTTGATTTGCATTTCCCTCTTTGGAATTCAG GGTGTCGAATCAAGCTTatatcaaaatttcaatttgggGAGCAGATACAATTTTTCTGAAAAAGA